From [Clostridium] symbiosum, a single genomic window includes:
- a CDS encoding PolC-type DNA polymerase III → MKSFLEVFPDLHIADNVRELFELVKVEKVATTRDRSSIRIYIDSPRLIHKQNIYKLEEGIKSQLFPGKAVTIKILEKYHLSGQYTPRKLMDVYRDSILMELKNYSILLYNMFRKAELAFDEKDLLTMELEDTMITKDKAPELVRILEKIFTERCNIPMEVKLTYRPAQVRKRDEDGPAVIYMNQDGAQAPYGGVSEPQMQGDSLAPAADLPFDEGSTVLKPVGDLNFQVEKKQKASPEAGGRAAQGKQGGDQNGKKGKGDFGGRDGKKEYRRSGYGKKSDNPDVLYGRDFDEESTEIEKIEGEIGEVVIRGKILATDVRELRSGNSLFIFSISDFTDTISVKVFAREDSLEDLKNATKAGQFVRLKGVANIDRFDGELTIGSVVGIKKCEDFTTKRVDNAPVKRVELHCHTKMSDMDGVSEVKDLIKRAKQWGMDAMAVTDHGCAQAFPDANHSVEKGDNFKVLYGVEGYLVDDMKDLVENGAGQTLDHTCVVFDIETTGFSPVKNKIIEIGAVRVEEGKIVNRFSSFVNPDVPIPFEIEKLTGINDNMVLDAPKIEKVLPEFLKFCEGAVMVAHNAGFDISFIKENARQQGLEFNPTVLDTVSLARVLLPNLNRFKLDTVAKELKISLANHHRAVDDAGATAEIFVRFIKMLKERDIFDLTQLNALSKMTVEMIRKMPTYHIILLAKNDIGRINLYRLVSESNLTYFARRPRIPKSLLTQYREGLIIGSACEAGELYQALLRGVPDTEIHKIVDFYDYLEIQPLGNNAFMLRDEKSPVSSEEDLKDINRKIVDLGVQFNKPVCATCDVHFLDPEDEVYRRIIMSSKGFKDADDQAPLYLRTTEEMLKEFEYLGSDKAEEVVITNTRKIAAMCERIEPVRPDKCAPVIPNSDETLRNICYNRAHEMYGEDLPQIVVARLERELNSIISNGFAVMYIIAQKLVWKSNEDGYLVGSRGSVGSSLVATMSGITEVNPLSPHYYCTKCHFYDFDSAEVKKFSGMAGCDMPDRKCPVCGEPLTKDGFDIPFETFLGFKGDKEPDIDLNFSGEYQSRAHTYTEVIFGKGQTFRAGTIGTLADKTAYGYVKGYYEDRGQRKRRCEIDRIVGGCVGVRRTTGQHPGGIIVLPHGEEIYSFTPVQHPADDMTTKTVTTHFDYHSIDHNLLKLDILGHDDPTMIRMLQDLTGKDPLTDFPLDSKEVMSLFQNTSALGIEPEDIGGCKLGALGIPEFGTDFAMQMLIDAQPKYFSDLVRISGLSHGTDVWLGNAQTLIQEGKATIQTAICTRDDIMVYLISMGLEEGLAFTIMESVRKGKGLKDEWIKEMTDHGVPDWYIWSCKKIKYMFPKAHAAAYVMMAWRIAYCKVFYPLAYYAAFFSIRASGFSYVLMCQGREKLEYHLADYKKRADTLSKKEQDTLRDMRIVQEMYARGFEFTPIDIFKASARSFQIVDGKLMPSLSSIDGLGEKAADAIVFAAEDGPFLSKEDFINRTKVTKTVCDLMGELGLLGSLPESNQLSLFDMVM, encoded by the coding sequence ATGAAATCGTTTTTGGAAGTATTTCCTGATTTACATATTGCAGATAATGTGAGAGAGCTTTTTGAGCTGGTTAAAGTGGAGAAGGTGGCCACGACCAGGGATAGAAGCTCTATCCGCATTTATATCGACAGTCCCAGACTGATTCACAAACAGAATATCTATAAGCTGGAGGAGGGCATTAAATCCCAGCTCTTCCCCGGAAAAGCAGTCACAATTAAAATTCTGGAGAAATACCATCTGTCCGGCCAGTACACGCCCAGAAAACTGATGGACGTATACCGGGACAGCATCCTGATGGAGCTTAAAAACTACAGCATTCTCTTGTACAATATGTTCCGCAAGGCCGAGCTCGCCTTTGATGAAAAGGATCTTCTGACGATGGAGCTGGAAGATACGATGATTACGAAGGACAAGGCGCCGGAGCTGGTACGGATTCTGGAGAAGATTTTTACGGAGCGCTGTAATATCCCGATGGAAGTAAAACTTACATACCGTCCTGCACAGGTGAGAAAGAGGGACGAGGACGGGCCGGCCGTCATTTATATGAATCAGGACGGCGCCCAGGCGCCATACGGCGGAGTATCAGAGCCGCAAATGCAGGGAGATTCCTTGGCTCCGGCGGCGGATCTGCCCTTCGACGAGGGCAGCACGGTGTTGAAACCGGTTGGAGATCTCAACTTCCAGGTGGAGAAGAAACAGAAGGCCTCCCCCGAAGCGGGCGGAAGAGCCGCCCAGGGAAAACAGGGCGGTGATCAGAACGGGAAAAAGGGAAAAGGAGATTTTGGCGGCAGGGACGGCAAGAAAGAGTACCGCCGTTCAGGCTACGGCAAGAAATCAGACAATCCCGATGTCCTTTACGGCCGTGATTTCGATGAGGAATCTACGGAGATAGAAAAGATTGAGGGCGAGATAGGAGAAGTTGTAATCAGGGGAAAGATTTTAGCTACGGACGTCAGAGAGCTTCGGAGCGGAAATTCCCTCTTTATTTTCAGCATCAGTGATTTTACCGATACGATCAGCGTCAAGGTATTTGCACGTGAGGATTCCCTGGAAGACCTGAAAAATGCGACGAAGGCAGGGCAGTTTGTCAGACTGAAGGGTGTGGCCAACATCGACCGTTTTGACGGTGAGCTTACCATCGGTTCTGTTGTGGGGATCAAGAAGTGCGAAGATTTCACGACGAAGCGCGTGGACAATGCCCCGGTTAAGAGAGTGGAACTTCACTGCCATACAAAGATGAGCGATATGGACGGTGTGTCCGAGGTCAAGGATCTGATTAAAAGGGCAAAACAGTGGGGAATGGACGCCATGGCGGTCACGGATCACGGCTGCGCCCAGGCATTCCCGGACGCCAACCATTCGGTGGAGAAGGGGGACAATTTCAAGGTTCTCTACGGTGTGGAGGGATATCTGGTCGATGATATGAAAGACCTGGTTGAGAACGGCGCCGGACAGACCCTGGATCACACCTGTGTTGTTTTCGATATTGAGACTACGGGTTTTAGTCCCGTCAAGAACAAGATTATTGAAATCGGCGCGGTCAGGGTGGAGGAGGGAAAGATTGTCAATAGATTCAGCAGTTTCGTCAATCCCGATGTGCCCATCCCCTTTGAGATCGAAAAACTGACCGGAATCAATGACAACATGGTTCTGGATGCACCCAAAATAGAGAAGGTCCTGCCGGAATTCCTGAAATTCTGTGAGGGCGCGGTTATGGTTGCCCATAATGCCGGTTTTGACATCAGTTTTATAAAGGAAAATGCAAGGCAGCAGGGCCTGGAATTCAACCCGACCGTATTGGATACGGTTTCACTGGCCCGTGTGCTTCTGCCGAACCTGAACCGGTTTAAGCTGGATACAGTTGCCAAGGAACTTAAGATTTCACTGGCAAACCATCACAGGGCGGTGGACGACGCCGGGGCTACGGCTGAAATCTTTGTCCGTTTTATCAAGATGCTCAAGGAGCGCGATATTTTTGACCTCACTCAGCTGAATGCGCTCAGCAAAATGACGGTGGAGATGATCCGAAAGATGCCCACCTACCATATTATCCTGCTGGCGAAGAATGATATAGGCCGCATTAACCTGTACCGCCTCGTTTCAGAGTCCAACCTAACCTACTTTGCCAGGAGGCCGAGAATCCCGAAAAGCCTGCTGACCCAGTACAGGGAGGGACTTATCATTGGTTCCGCCTGTGAGGCCGGAGAGCTTTACCAAGCGCTGCTTCGCGGAGTGCCTGATACCGAGATACATAAGATTGTGGATTTCTACGACTATCTGGAGATACAGCCCCTGGGAAACAACGCATTTATGCTCAGGGATGAAAAGAGTCCGGTCAGCTCGGAGGAAGACTTAAAAGATATAAACCGCAAGATTGTAGATCTGGGAGTGCAGTTTAACAAACCGGTCTGTGCGACCTGCGATGTCCATTTCCTGGATCCGGAGGATGAGGTCTACCGGAGGATTATCATGTCCAGTAAGGGATTTAAGGATGCCGACGATCAGGCGCCCCTTTACCTGCGGACGACGGAGGAGATGCTGAAAGAATTTGAATACCTGGGCAGCGACAAGGCCGAGGAGGTGGTTATCACCAACACGAGGAAGATTGCCGCGATGTGCGAGCGGATTGAACCGGTGCGGCCGGACAAATGTGCTCCGGTCATCCCGAACTCGGATGAGACGCTGAGAAACATCTGTTACAACAGAGCCCATGAAATGTATGGTGAAGACCTCCCGCAGATTGTGGTGGCCCGTCTGGAAAGAGAGCTGAACTCTATTATTTCCAACGGTTTTGCCGTTATGTATATCATTGCGCAGAAACTGGTTTGGAAGTCCAATGAGGACGGCTATCTGGTAGGTTCGAGGGGATCCGTAGGTTCATCCCTGGTGGCCACGATGTCGGGTATCACGGAGGTAAATCCGCTGAGTCCTCATTATTACTGTACAAAATGCCATTTTTATGATTTTGACTCGGCTGAGGTAAAGAAGTTTTCGGGTATGGCCGGCTGTGATATGCCGGACAGGAAATGCCCTGTCTGCGGGGAACCTTTAACAAAGGACGGATTCGATATCCCGTTCGAGACATTCCTTGGATTCAAGGGAGATAAAGAGCCTGATATCGACCTTAACTTCTCGGGAGAGTACCAGAGCCGGGCACATACTTATACGGAGGTTATCTTCGGCAAAGGACAGACCTTCCGCGCCGGGACAATCGGCACGCTGGCCGATAAGACGGCGTACGGTTATGTAAAGGGATATTATGAGGACAGAGGCCAGAGAAAACGCCGCTGTGAGATAGACAGGATTGTTGGCGGCTGCGTCGGAGTCAGAAGGACGACGGGACAGCATCCGGGAGGAATCATCGTACTTCCCCATGGGGAGGAGATCTATTCCTTTACCCCGGTCCAGCACCCTGCCGACGATATGACGACCAAGACGGTCACAACCCATTTCGATTACCATTCAATTGACCACAACCTTTTGAAACTCGATATACTGGGACACGATGATCCGACCATGATACGAATGCTCCAGGATTTGACGGGAAAAGATCCTCTGACGGATTTTCCGCTGGATTCCAAGGAGGTTATGAGCCTGTTCCAGAATACGTCGGCCCTCGGAATCGAGCCGGAGGATATCGGCGGCTGTAAACTGGGCGCCCTCGGAATCCCGGAGTTCGGTACCGACTTTGCCATGCAGATGTTAATCGACGCCCAGCCGAAGTATTTCTCGGATTTGGTGCGCATTTCCGGTCTGTCCCACGGTACGGATGTGTGGCTGGGCAATGCACAGACCCTGATCCAGGAGGGAAAGGCGACGATTCAGACTGCCATCTGTACGCGAGATGATATCATGGTCTATCTGATCAGCATGGGCCTGGAGGAAGGCCTGGCATTCACCATCATGGAGAGTGTGCGTAAAGGAAAAGGCCTGAAAGACGAATGGATTAAAGAAATGACCGACCACGGCGTACCGGACTGGTATATCTGGTCGTGTAAAAAGATTAAATATATGTTCCCGAAAGCGCATGCGGCGGCCTACGTTATGATGGCCTGGCGTATTGCCTATTGTAAAGTATTTTACCCACTGGCTTACTACGCGGCATTCTTCAGTATCCGTGCCAGCGGTTTTTCCTACGTACTGATGTGCCAGGGACGTGAGAAGCTGGAATACCACCTTGCCGATTATAAAAAGAGGGCGGATACCCTCTCAAAGAAAGAACAGGATACGCTCCGCGACATGAGAATCGTCCAGGAGATGTATGCCAGAGGCTTTGAATTTACGCCGATTGACATTTTCAAGGCCAGCGCCCGAAGCTTCCAGATTGTAGACGGCAAACTGATGCCTTCCTTAAGCAGTATCGACGGACTGGGAGAGAAAGCGGCCGATGCTATCGTATTTGCCGCGGAGGACGGACCGTTCCTCTCAAAGGAGGACTTTATTAACCGTACGAAGGTGACAAAGACGGTCTGCGATTTGATGGGGGAACTGGGGCTGCTGGGATCGCTGCCAGAGAGTAATCAGCTTTCGCTGTTCGATATGGTGATGTGA
- the ispG gene encoding flavodoxin-dependent (E)-4-hydroxy-3-methylbut-2-enyl-diphosphate synthase: MAYRDETKTVQIGKKVIGGGNPILIQSMCNTKTEDVKATVAQILELQNAGCDIIRVAVPTMEAAMALTEIKRAIRIPLVADIHFDYRLAIAAIECGADKIRINPGNIGAEERVQAVVDKAKEYGIPIRVGVNSGSLEKHLIEEYGGVTAEGITRSALEKVALIERMGYDNLVISIKSSDVLMCVKAHELIAKKTRYPLHVGITEAGTLLSGNIKSAVGLGLILNQGIGDTIRVSLTGSPVEEVKSAKLILRTLGLRKGGIEVVSCPTCGRTSIDLIGLANKVETMVQEYDLDIKVAVMGCVVNGPGEAREADLGIAGGIGEGLLIKKGEVLKKVPEEELLPALKEELDRLAGKL; encoded by the coding sequence ATGGCGTACAGAGATGAAACGAAGACGGTTCAGATAGGAAAAAAGGTTATTGGAGGCGGAAATCCGATTCTGATCCAGTCGATGTGCAATACGAAGACAGAAGATGTAAAAGCTACGGTCGCCCAGATTCTGGAACTGCAGAATGCGGGCTGTGACATCATCCGTGTGGCGGTTCCGACGATGGAAGCGGCCATGGCCCTGACGGAGATCAAGAGGGCGATCCGGATTCCGCTGGTGGCGGATATCCATTTTGATTACCGCCTGGCAATCGCCGCCATCGAGTGCGGGGCCGACAAGATCCGGATTAATCCGGGCAATATCGGGGCGGAGGAGCGCGTCCAGGCCGTTGTGGATAAGGCGAAGGAGTATGGCATTCCGATCCGGGTGGGCGTCAACAGCGGTTCCCTGGAAAAACATCTGATAGAAGAATACGGCGGCGTGACGGCGGAGGGAATTACCCGGAGCGCCCTTGAAAAGGTGGCGCTGATTGAGAGGATGGGATATGACAACCTCGTAATCAGCATTAAGTCCTCCGATGTATTGATGTGCGTAAAAGCGCATGAACTGATTGCAAAGAAGACGAGATACCCGCTTCATGTGGGCATCACGGAGGCGGGAACCCTGCTTTCCGGCAACATCAAGTCAGCCGTCGGCCTGGGCCTTATCTTAAATCAGGGCATCGGCGATACCATCCGCGTTTCGCTGACGGGAAGCCCGGTGGAGGAAGTGAAGTCCGCGAAGCTGATTCTGCGCACCCTGGGGCTCAGAAAGGGCGGCATCGAGGTCGTTTCCTGTCCGACCTGCGGAAGAACCAGCATCGATCTGATTGGACTCGCAAACAAGGTGGAGACTATGGTCCAGGAGTATGATTTGGATATCAAGGTGGCCGTCATGGGCTGCGTGGTAAACGGACCCGGGGAGGCCAGGGAAGCCGATCTTGGAATTGCCGGCGGAATCGGGGAAGGACTGCTGATTAAAAAGGGCGAGGTGCTTAAAAAGGTGCCGGAAGAAGAACTTTTACCTGCGCTCAAAGAAGAGCTTGACAGGCTGGCCGGAAAACTGTAA
- the rseP gene encoding RIP metalloprotease RseP — MLSLLAAILVFGLIILFHEFGHFLLAKRGGICVVEFSLGMGPRLLSTVKGGTRYSLKLFPFGGSCMMLGEDDDLSDEDRDEKARTDIASKAAYGEDEFKSTEDTHDGTNAEKTRSYAGIELAPGATGVSFNETSVWTRFLVIAAGPIFNFILAFVCAFFVISYVGYDPAQVYDVVEGYPAAEAGLEPGDVITKINGKSIKIYRDVLAYTSFHQGETLNIEYRRGEKLYQAVLEPKYSEENKSYMMGISGGVYNRPESVFVTAKYSAYELRYWINLTFKSLEMIVKRQVTTDDIAGPVRIVSMIDTTVKESSEYGLMVVLVNLANMCVLLSANLGIMNLLPIPALDGGRLVFIILEALRGRPIDREKEGMIHMAGMAVLMVLMVFILFNDIRNML, encoded by the coding sequence TTGTTAAGTTTACTTGCGGCAATTCTTGTATTTGGTTTAATCATACTGTTTCATGAATTTGGGCATTTTCTGCTGGCAAAACGCGGCGGAATCTGCGTGGTGGAATTTTCCCTGGGAATGGGGCCGAGACTTTTAAGCACGGTAAAGGGCGGTACCAGATATTCACTCAAACTGTTCCCTTTCGGGGGCTCCTGCATGATGCTGGGGGAGGATGATGATTTATCAGACGAAGACAGAGATGAGAAGGCCAGAACAGATATAGCCAGTAAAGCAGCTTACGGGGAAGATGAGTTTAAAAGTACAGAGGACACCCATGACGGTACGAATGCGGAAAAAACGCGGAGTTATGCGGGAATCGAGCTGGCGCCGGGCGCCACGGGCGTGTCATTCAATGAGACATCGGTGTGGACGCGTTTCCTCGTCATTGCGGCGGGACCCATTTTCAACTTTATCCTGGCATTTGTCTGCGCCTTTTTCGTAATCAGTTATGTGGGATACGATCCGGCGCAGGTTTACGATGTGGTTGAGGGTTATCCGGCGGCGGAGGCGGGACTGGAACCCGGGGACGTAATTACAAAGATAAATGGAAAAAGCATTAAAATATACCGCGATGTGCTTGCCTATACGAGTTTTCACCAGGGTGAAACCCTGAATATCGAGTACAGGCGGGGAGAGAAGCTGTATCAGGCGGTGCTCGAACCGAAATATTCCGAGGAAAATAAGTCATACATGATGGGAATCAGCGGAGGCGTCTACAACCGGCCGGAGTCCGTTTTCGTGACGGCGAAGTACAGCGCTTACGAGCTGAGGTACTGGATCAACCTGACCTTCAAGAGTCTTGAGATGATTGTAAAACGGCAGGTGACGACGGACGATATTGCGGGACCGGTCCGCATTGTTTCCATGATCGATACCACGGTGAAGGAGAGCAGCGAATACGGGCTCATGGTGGTGCTTGTCAATCTGGCCAATATGTGTGTGCTTTTGAGCGCCAACCTGGGTATCATGAACCTGCTTCCGATCCCGGCGCTGGACGGAGGCCGTCTGGTATTCATCATACTGGAAGCATTGAGAGGCAGGCCGATCGACAGGGAAAAAGAGGGCATGATCCACATGGCCGGTATGGCGGTGTTAATGGTGCTGATGGTATTTATCCTGTTTAACGATATCAGGAATATGCTGTAA
- a CDS encoding 1-deoxy-D-xylulose-5-phosphate reductoisomerase, with the protein MKKIAILGSTGSIGTQTLDVVRTNKDIEVTALAAGSNITLLEEQIREFGPKLAAVWDEKKAAELKDRVRDLDVKIVSGMEGLLEVSTEPSSEILVTAIVGMIGIRPTIAAMEAGKDIALANKETLVTAGHIIMPLAQEKNVKILPVDSEHSAIFQSLNGEKMNRIHKILLTASGGPFRGRTREQMKEIRVEDALKHPNWTMGRKITIDSSTMVNKGLEVMEARWLFGVTMDQVQVVVQPQSVIHSMVEFDDGAVIAQLGTPDMKLPIQYALYYPERKFLPGARLDFAKLGQITFEAPDFDNFHGLSLAYRAGKRGGTLPTVFNAANELAVRKFLDRKAGYLAITDMIEAAMEQHHVVENPSVDEILSAEQETYDFIESRW; encoded by the coding sequence ATGAAAAAAATTGCAATACTGGGTTCTACCGGTTCAATCGGGACACAGACATTGGACGTGGTCAGGACGAATAAAGATATAGAAGTGACTGCTTTAGCTGCCGGAAGCAATATCACGCTTCTGGAAGAACAGATTCGCGAGTTTGGTCCCAAACTGGCCGCAGTCTGGGATGAGAAAAAGGCGGCAGAACTGAAAGACCGCGTCCGCGATCTGGATGTGAAGATCGTAAGCGGAATGGAAGGCCTTTTGGAGGTTTCCACCGAACCATCCTCCGAGATACTGGTGACGGCCATTGTCGGAATGATTGGAATCAGGCCGACGATTGCGGCGATGGAAGCCGGAAAAGATATTGCCCTTGCCAATAAGGAGACACTGGTGACGGCCGGCCATATCATTATGCCTCTGGCACAGGAAAAAAATGTGAAAATTCTGCCTGTCGACAGCGAGCACAGCGCTATTTTCCAGAGTTTAAACGGCGAGAAGATGAACCGGATACATAAAATTCTTCTGACTGCGTCAGGCGGTCCGTTCCGGGGAAGAACGAGAGAACAGATGAAAGAAATCCGGGTGGAGGATGCGCTGAAGCATCCGAACTGGACGATGGGCAGGAAGATTACCATCGACAGCTCCACAATGGTGAATAAGGGACTGGAAGTAATGGAAGCCAGGTGGCTTTTCGGCGTTACAATGGATCAGGTCCAGGTTGTGGTCCAGCCGCAGAGTGTAATCCATTCTATGGTTGAGTTCGATGACGGCGCCGTGATTGCCCAGCTTGGGACACCGGATATGAAGCTGCCGATCCAGTATGCGCTCTATTATCCGGAACGGAAGTTTTTGCCCGGCGCGCGGTTAGATTTTGCCAAACTTGGGCAGATTACCTTTGAAGCTCCTGATTTTGATAATTTCCATGGACTTTCCCTGGCTTACAGGGCCGGAAAGCGCGGCGGAACGCTGCCGACTGTTTTCAATGCGGCCAATGAGCTGGCGGTCCGGAAATTTTTAGACAGGAAAGCGGGATACCTTGCGATAACCGATATGATCGAAGCTGCGATGGAGCAGCATCACGTGGTGGAGAATCCGTCGGTGGATGAGATTCTTTCCGCGGAGCAGGAAACTTATGACTTTATAGAGAGCAGGTGGTAG
- a CDS encoding phosphatidate cytidylyltransferase, which yields MFKTRLASGIILVILAVIVVSTGGGLLYGVTAAISLIGMFELYRVMGIEKKSLGLIGYIAGISYYGLLWFDGQKYVTLMAIAALMLLMTIYVFTFPHYGTEQVTVAFFGIFYVAVMLSYLYQVRAMADGRYLVWLIFLSSWGCDTCAYCSGILFGKHKLAPVLSPKKTIEGAVGGVIGAAILGFAYGAVFGGSMAEITNPQAACAAACGIAAVISQIGDLAASAIKRNHDVKDYGHLIPGHGGVLDRFDSMIFTAPAIFFALTFLG from the coding sequence ATGTTCAAAACAAGGCTGGCAAGCGGTATTATACTTGTAATTCTGGCTGTAATTGTGGTGAGTACGGGAGGAGGACTTCTGTACGGCGTGACTGCGGCAATCTCCCTGATCGGGATGTTTGAATTATACCGCGTAATGGGTATTGAAAAGAAGAGTCTGGGGCTTATCGGCTATATTGCCGGTATTTCCTACTATGGCCTGTTGTGGTTTGACGGGCAGAAATACGTTACTTTGATGGCGATTGCGGCTTTGATGCTGCTTATGACAATTTATGTATTTACATTTCCCCACTATGGTACGGAACAGGTGACCGTTGCTTTCTTTGGCATCTTTTATGTTGCGGTTATGCTTTCCTATCTCTATCAGGTGCGGGCGATGGCGGACGGAAGATATCTGGTATGGCTTATTTTCCTGAGCTCCTGGGGCTGTGACACATGTGCTTACTGCAGCGGGATCTTATTTGGAAAACACAAGCTGGCGCCGGTCTTGAGCCCGAAGAAGACGATCGAGGGAGCCGTCGGCGGAGTGATTGGAGCCGCCATTCTGGGGTTTGCCTATGGGGCCGTATTTGGAGGCAGTATGGCGGAGATTACGAATCCGCAGGCGGCCTGTGCGGCGGCCTGCGGAATTGCGGCGGTCATTTCCCAGATTGGAGATCTGGCGGCTTCGGCCATCAAGAGAAACCACGACGTGAAGGATTATGGACACCTGATCCCGGGACATGGCGGTGTCCTGGACCGGTTTGACAGTATGATATTTACTGCGCCGGCCATATTCTTTGCGCTCACATTTTTAGGATAA
- a CDS encoding isoprenyl transferase produces MENTDKNNLEQSDLNIPEHVALILDGNGRWAKKRGLPRTAGHKQGCVTVEQTVEDAARLGIKYLTVYGFSTENWKRSTEEVGALMQLFRYYLKRLLKIAKANNVRVKMIGDRTRFDRDIIQGIDTLERETKDNTGMTFVIAVNYGGRDEITRAVKKMMEDCREGRLEADSVTEQVVASYLDTAGIPDPDLLIRTSGEIRLSNYLLWQLAYSEIIVTDCLWPDFNKEELLKAIAQYNKRDRRFGGVK; encoded by the coding sequence ATGGAAAATACGGATAAGAACAATTTAGAACAGTCGGATCTTAACATTCCTGAACATGTTGCCCTGATCCTGGACGGCAACGGCCGCTGGGCAAAGAAAAGAGGACTTCCGAGAACCGCGGGCCACAAGCAGGGCTGCGTGACGGTGGAACAGACGGTGGAAGACGCCGCGAGGCTGGGAATTAAGTATCTGACCGTATATGGTTTTTCAACGGAAAACTGGAAACGTTCGACGGAAGAGGTGGGAGCGCTGATGCAGCTTTTCCGCTACTATCTGAAACGACTTTTAAAAATAGCAAAAGCAAACAATGTCAGAGTGAAAATGATCGGGGACAGAACCCGTTTCGATAGAGATATTATTCAGGGAATCGATACACTGGAGCGAGAGACGAAAGACAATACGGGGATGACATTTGTCATTGCCGTAAATTATGGAGGCAGAGATGAGATCACCAGGGCGGTGAAAAAGATGATGGAGGACTGCAGGGAAGGAAGACTGGAAGCAGATTCCGTCACGGAGCAGGTGGTTGCCTCTTACTTGGATACGGCGGGAATCCCGGATCCGGATCTCCTGATCCGCACAAGCGGGGAGATCCGTCTTTCCAATTATTTGTTATGGCAGCTTGCATACAGCGAGATTATTGTCACAGACTGCCTGTGGCCTGATTTTAATAAAGAAGAACTTTTAAAGGCAATTGCCCAGTATAATAAAAGAGACAGAAGGTTTGGCGGAGTGAAGTAA
- the frr gene encoding ribosome recycling factor gives MQEKIKLYEDKMEKSYEVLLDEYASIRAGRANPHVLDKLKVDYYGTPTPLQQVANISVPEPRMILIQPWERKLIKDIEKVILTSDLGINPNNDGSSIRLVFPELTEERRKELAKDVKKKGENTKVAVRNIRRDANDVIKKMEKSGDISEDELAEGEDKIQKMTDKMIERIDKAVEAKTKEIMTV, from the coding sequence ATGCAGGAGAAGATTAAACTTTACGAAGATAAGATGGAGAAATCCTACGAGGTTCTGCTGGATGAATACGCATCCATCCGCGCCGGAAGAGCCAACCCGCATGTGCTCGACAAATTGAAAGTTGATTATTACGGAACCCCCACACCGCTTCAGCAGGTGGCCAACATTTCCGTACCAGAGCCCAGAATGATCCTGATTCAGCCATGGGAGAGAAAACTGATCAAGGATATTGAGAAAGTCATTCTCACTTCCGATCTGGGAATCAACCCGAATAACGACGGCAGCTCCATCCGCCTTGTTTTCCCGGAGCTTACCGAGGAACGAAGAAAAGAACTGGCGAAAGACGTTAAGAAAAAAGGCGAGAACACCAAGGTCGCTGTCCGCAACATCCGCCGTGATGCAAACGACGTGATCAAGAAAATGGAGAAATCCGGCGATATCTCAGAAGATGAATTAGCTGAGGGCGAGGACAAGATCCAGAAGATGACGGACAAGATGATTGAGAGAATTGACAAAGCGGTAGAGGCAAAGACTAAGGAAATCATGACCGTTTAA
- the pyrH gene encoding UMP kinase yields the protein MEMKRVLLKLSGEALAGDRKTGFDEETVKEVARQVKTAVDNGMEVGVVIGGGNFWRGRESNAIDRTKADQIGMLATVMNCIYVSEIFRSSGMKTQILTPFECGSMTKLFSKDRANKYFEKGIVVFFAGGTGHPYFSTDTGVALRAIEMDADCILLAKAIDGVYDSDPKLNPAAKKYDTISIQEVIDKKLAVVDLTASIMCMENHVPMAVFSLNEKDGIVNAMQGKINGTVVTA from the coding sequence ATGGAAATGAAACGAGTATTGCTTAAACTGAGTGGTGAGGCTCTGGCAGGCGACAGGAAGACGGGCTTTGATGAAGAGACGGTGAAAGAGGTTGCCAGACAGGTTAAAACAGCAGTTGACAACGGCATGGAAGTGGGAGTTGTCATCGGTGGAGGTAATTTCTGGAGAGGCCGTGAGAGTAATGCGATCGACAGAACCAAGGCGGATCAGATCGGTATGCTGGCCACAGTGATGAACTGTATCTATGTATCCGAAATCTTCAGAAGCAGCGGAATGAAGACACAGATTCTGACTCCATTTGAGTGCGGCTCTATGACGAAACTTTTTTCCAAAGACAGAGCCAACAAGTATTTTGAAAAGGGAATTGTGGTGTTTTTCGCAGGAGGCACCGGCCACCCGTATTTCTCCACTGACACAGGCGTTGCCCTCCGGGCAATCGAGATGGATGCGGACTGCATTCTTTTAGCGAAGGCAATCGACGGCGTATACGACAGCGATCCAAAGCTGAATCCGGCGGCTAAGAAGTACGACACGATTTCCATCCAGGAAGTAATTGATAAAAAACTGGCGGTGGTTGATTTAACGGCATCCATCATGTGTATGGAAAACCACGTGCCGATGGCAGTGTTCAGCCTTAATGAAAAAGACGGCATCGTAAACGCGATGCAGGGAAAAATAAATGGTACGGTAGTTACCGCATAA